One Chitinophagales bacterium genomic window carries:
- the accC gene encoding acetyl-CoA carboxylase biotin carboxylase subunit has translation MFKKILIANRGEIALRIIRTCREMGIKTVAVYSTADKESLHVRFADEAVCIGPPPSSESYLKIPTIMAVAELTNSDAIHPGYGFHAENPAFAELCEQHNIKLIGPSAEMIRKMGDKVTAKKTMKEAGVPVIPGSDGLVSDMSAAKKVIKKIGYPIVIKATAGGGGKGIRIVRDEKDFEKAFEIARAEAKAAFSNEGVYIEKFIEEPRHIEIQIAGDQYGNVIHMSERDCSIQRRMQKLVEESPSPFVDTRLRKKMGEAAVLAGKAINYESLGTVEFLVDKYKNFYFMEMNTRIQVEHPVTEEVIDYDLVKEQIKIAAGVKISGKNYFPQGCAMECRINAEDPYNNFAPCPGKITSFHTPKGHGVRVDTHVYAGYTVPPYYDSLLAKVICRAQTRDAVIAKMERALNEFIVEGIKTTIPFQIALMRHDDFKAGNFTTSFVEHLNFKK, from the coding sequence ATGTTTAAGAAAATCCTGATTGCCAACCGGGGAGAAATAGCCCTTAGAATCATACGCACGTGCCGCGAGATGGGCATTAAGACGGTAGCCGTGTATTCTACGGCTGACAAGGAGAGCCTGCACGTGCGTTTTGCCGATGAAGCCGTTTGTATAGGTCCCCCTCCCAGCAGCGAAAGCTATCTGAAAATTCCTACCATCATGGCCGTGGCCGAACTCACCAACTCCGATGCCATTCATCCCGGCTACGGCTTTCATGCCGAAAATCCTGCCTTTGCCGAATTGTGTGAGCAACACAATATAAAGCTGATTGGGCCTTCGGCTGAAATGATAAGGAAAATGGGCGACAAGGTAACGGCAAAAAAAACCATGAAAGAAGCCGGAGTGCCGGTGATTCCCGGATCTGACGGCCTGGTGTCTGATATGAGTGCCGCAAAAAAGGTGATTAAGAAAATAGGCTATCCGATTGTAATTAAGGCCACTGCCGGAGGTGGAGGCAAAGGAATTCGTATCGTGCGCGATGAAAAAGACTTTGAAAAAGCCTTTGAAATAGCCCGTGCAGAAGCGAAAGCGGCTTTCTCCAACGAAGGGGTGTATATTGAAAAATTTATAGAAGAACCGCGCCATATAGAAATACAGATTGCCGGTGACCAGTATGGTAATGTCATTCACATGTCGGAACGCGACTGCTCTATTCAGCGCAGAATGCAGAAGCTGGTAGAGGAGTCACCCTCACCTTTTGTGGACACCCGGTTGCGGAAAAAAATGGGCGAAGCAGCTGTGCTGGCAGGAAAGGCCATTAACTACGAAAGCCTGGGTACGGTAGAATTTCTTGTGGACAAGTACAAGAATTTTTACTTCATGGAAATGAATACCCGCATTCAGGTGGAACATCCGGTGACCGAGGAAGTGATTGACTATGACCTGGTGAAGGAACAGATTAAGATTGCAGCGGGTGTGAAGATTAGCGGTAAAAACTATTTCCCACAGGGTTGTGCTATGGAATGCCGCATCAATGCTGAAGATCCCTACAACAATTTCGCACCCTGTCCGGGCAAGATCACTTCCTTTCATACACCCAAAGGCCATGGAGTGAGAGTAGATACACACGTCTATGCCGGATATACCGTTCCGCCTTATTACGATTCATTACTTGCTAAAGTGATCTGTCGCGCCCAGACCCGTGATGCCGTCATTGCCAAAATGGAGCGTGCCTTGAATGAATTTATCGTGGAAGGTATAAAAACCACCATTCCCTTCCAGATTGCCCTGATGCGGCATGATGACTTCAAAGCCGGAAATTTCACAACCTCCTTTGTAGAGCATCTTAATTTCAAAAAATAA
- the efp gene encoding elongation factor P: protein MATTADFRNGMCIYYNNEIWQILDFQHVKMQQRRPIVRTKLKNLTTSKVLEVTFSAGDKVDEVRVERRKVQFLYKDDSGYTFMDQDTYDQFTLNESMVPSSDLLKEGQEVEILFQAETEQPLLVELPPFVILEVAYTEPGVRGDTATNVTKPARLETGAEVAVPLFVDTGEKIKVDTRSRSYVERVK, encoded by the coding sequence ATGGCTACAACAGCAGATTTCCGAAATGGAATGTGTATCTATTACAATAATGAAATCTGGCAAATCCTGGACTTTCAGCATGTAAAGATGCAACAGCGCAGGCCTATTGTGCGCACCAAGCTTAAAAACCTTACTACATCCAAGGTGCTGGAAGTTACTTTCAGTGCCGGTGACAAGGTGGACGAAGTGCGCGTGGAAAGAAGAAAAGTGCAGTTTCTTTACAAAGATGATTCCGGCTACACCTTCATGGATCAGGATACTTACGATCAGTTTACGCTGAATGAATCCATGGTGCCCAGCTCTGATCTGCTTAAGGAAGGACAGGAGGTGGAAATATTGTTTCAAGCCGAAACCGAACAGCCTCTGCTGGTAGAACTCCCTCCTTTCGTCATTCTGGAAGTTGCTTACACAGAGCCCGGTGTGCGCGGTGACACAGCCACAAACGTTACCAAGCCAGCACGACTGGAAACCGGAGCAGAAGTTGCCGTCCCTCTTTTTGTGGATACGGGCGAAAAAATAAAAGTGGACACCCGCTCACGTTCCTATGTAGAACGGGTCAAATAA
- the accB gene encoding acetyl-CoA carboxylase, biotin carboxyl carrier protein, whose translation MDFKQIQELIKIMGKSDLTELKIEQESFKITLRKGTAMPLIPSAVQPQAPKNVLQENTITPPPVETGTQEKTDSDKAAANKYITIKSPMVGTFYRAPAPDKEPYVKVGDIIKKGDHICIIEAMKLFNEIESEVDGKVVKILVEDASPVEYDQPLFLIDPEGV comes from the coding sequence ATGGATTTCAAACAGATTCAGGAGCTGATAAAAATCATGGGAAAGTCAGACCTGACAGAGCTTAAGATTGAACAGGAAAGCTTCAAGATTACTCTGCGCAAGGGAACGGCCATGCCGCTGATTCCTTCTGCCGTGCAGCCTCAAGCCCCCAAAAATGTTCTCCAGGAAAACACAATTACCCCACCTCCGGTTGAAACAGGCACTCAGGAAAAAACAGATTCTGACAAGGCAGCAGCCAATAAATACATTACTATTAAATCACCCATGGTGGGTACTTTTTACCGCGCACCGGCCCCTGACAAAGAACCGTACGTGAAAGTAGGCGACATTATAAAAAAAGGAGATCATATCTGTATTATTGAGGCGATGAAGCTCTTCAATGAAATTGAATCGGAAGTGGATGGGAAGGTGGTAAAAATTCTGGTGGAAGATGCCAGTCCGGTAGAATATGATCAACCCCTTTTTCTGATTGATCCAGAAGGAGTATAA
- the sucA gene encoding 2-oxoglutarate dehydrogenase subunit E1, translating into MDVSYISNAHPAYIESLYQDYKKDPTSIDGEWKRFFEGFDLAVSLYSSEGASVSPDELKVWSLIQAYRMRGHLISKTNPIRERKDRKANLELHHFGLSEKHLSQTFLAGKELGLTEPTLGNILARLKKIYCGSIGFEYGYISNTEKYNWLKTRIEKDGGEVHLPLEKKKRILTKLNESAVLEKFLHTKYIGQKRFSLEGGESTIPALDAIIQKAAELGVQEIIIGMAHRGRLNVLANIMGKTYKQIFSEFEGNLPADLTMGDGDVKYHLGYSSQIKTLNDKIVHLKLVPNPSHLEAVNPVVEGFARAKADIVYGSDIDLIFPLLIHGDASLAGQGVVYETIQMSQLEGYTTGGTLHFVINNQIGFTTDFDDARSSNYCTSVAAVIEAPVFHVNGDDVEAVVYAVELATEYRQHFNTDVFVDMVCYRKYGHNEGDEPRFTQPKLYSIIANHPSPREIYVKKLVEAGSIEAELAKKMDKEFWKMLQDRLNEVKQQPLPYEYQEPELAWKSLRRSRPEDFEKSPDTYISKEVMDKVLNGIITYPPDFKPLQKVKKLLDQQRTMIEEGVLDWALGELLAYGSILLEGKDIRMSGQDIRRGTFSHRHAIIRDEDTSAPYNRLAHLDPQQGKFRIYNSLLSEFGVLGFEFGYSMASPNTLTIWEAQFGDFANGAQTIIDQFIAPSESKWQRMSGLVLLLPHGYEGQGPEHSSGRLERFLQLSAEFNMIVANCTTPANFFHLLRRQLAWPFRKPLVVMTPKSLLRHPKCVSPKEEFLKGGFREILDDTYADARKVKKVLLCSGKIYYDLQELQERDKRKDIAIIRLEQLYPLNYKTLDAITDKYHKAKFIWVQEEPSNMGAWVYMLSCYRKVPLDVISRKNSASPATGYQKVHFEEQQRIIEQAFA; encoded by the coding sequence ATGGACGTATCGTATATTTCCAATGCCCATCCGGCTTACATAGAATCACTTTACCAGGATTACAAAAAAGATCCGACATCGATTGATGGAGAGTGGAAACGTTTTTTTGAAGGCTTTGATCTGGCCGTTTCGCTCTACTCTTCAGAAGGAGCTTCCGTTTCACCAGATGAACTAAAGGTCTGGTCATTGATTCAGGCTTATCGTATGCGCGGACACCTGATTTCAAAAACCAATCCCATCCGCGAGCGCAAAGACCGCAAGGCCAATCTGGAGCTGCATCATTTCGGGCTTTCGGAGAAACATTTGAGCCAGACCTTTCTGGCCGGAAAAGAACTAGGGCTCACAGAACCTACACTGGGAAACATCCTCGCCCGGCTAAAGAAAATTTATTGCGGCTCTATCGGTTTTGAGTACGGCTACATCAGCAATACTGAAAAATACAACTGGCTGAAAACACGTATTGAAAAAGACGGAGGTGAAGTACATCTGCCGCTGGAAAAGAAAAAACGCATTCTCACCAAACTCAATGAATCGGCTGTGCTTGAAAAGTTTCTGCACACCAAATACATTGGCCAGAAACGGTTCTCACTGGAAGGCGGTGAATCCACTATTCCCGCTCTGGATGCCATCATTCAGAAGGCAGCCGAACTGGGCGTGCAGGAAATTATCATCGGCATGGCACATCGTGGCCGCCTCAATGTGTTGGCCAATATTATGGGCAAAACCTACAAACAGATTTTCAGCGAGTTTGAAGGCAACCTCCCTGCCGATCTCACCATGGGTGACGGTGATGTAAAATATCACCTCGGGTATTCTTCGCAAATAAAAACCCTTAACGACAAAATCGTGCATCTTAAACTGGTGCCCAATCCTTCGCATTTGGAAGCGGTAAATCCGGTCGTAGAAGGCTTTGCCCGGGCTAAGGCTGACATCGTTTACGGCTCAGACATTGATCTGATTTTTCCTTTGCTGATTCACGGAGATGCCTCTCTTGCCGGACAGGGGGTGGTCTACGAAACCATTCAAATGTCACAACTGGAAGGATATACCACAGGGGGCACATTGCATTTTGTCATTAATAACCAGATCGGATTTACCACCGATTTTGATGATGCCCGCTCCTCTAACTACTGCACCAGTGTAGCGGCCGTTATTGAGGCTCCTGTCTTTCATGTTAACGGTGATGATGTGGAAGCCGTAGTCTATGCTGTAGAACTGGCAACCGAATACCGGCAACATTTTAATACAGATGTATTTGTGGACATGGTGTGCTACCGTAAATACGGCCATAACGAAGGGGATGAGCCCCGCTTTACGCAACCTAAGCTATACAGCATTATCGCCAACCATCCCAGCCCCCGGGAGATCTATGTAAAAAAGCTCGTTGAAGCAGGCAGCATCGAAGCTGAACTTGCAAAAAAAATGGATAAGGAGTTTTGGAAAATGCTCCAGGACCGCCTCAATGAGGTAAAACAGCAACCCCTTCCTTATGAATATCAGGAGCCGGAGCTGGCCTGGAAATCCCTGCGCAGATCCCGGCCTGAGGATTTTGAAAAATCCCCTGATACCTATATCTCCAAAGAGGTAATGGATAAGGTGCTGAATGGTATTATCACCTATCCTCCCGACTTTAAACCCTTACAAAAGGTTAAAAAACTTCTTGATCAGCAGCGGACAATGATTGAGGAAGGTGTACTGGACTGGGCCCTGGGGGAACTGCTCGCCTACGGATCCATTTTGCTGGAGGGCAAAGACATTCGCATGAGCGGCCAGGATATTCGCAGGGGCACCTTCTCTCATCGGCATGCTATCATCCGTGACGAAGACACCAGCGCCCCCTACAATCGGCTGGCTCATCTGGATCCCCAACAAGGCAAGTTCAGAATATACAACTCGCTGCTGTCGGAGTTTGGTGTGCTGGGGTTTGAGTTCGGCTACTCCATGGCCTCACCCAACACGCTTACCATTTGGGAAGCACAGTTTGGAGACTTTGCCAATGGCGCACAAACCATTATTGACCAATTTATAGCCCCTTCAGAAAGCAAATGGCAACGGATGAGCGGCCTGGTACTCCTGCTTCCTCACGGCTATGAAGGACAGGGACCCGAACACTCCAGCGGCCGTCTGGAACGCTTCCTTCAGCTTAGTGCAGAGTTCAACATGATCGTTGCTAATTGCACTACCCCCGCCAATTTCTTCCATCTCCTGCGCAGACAACTTGCCTGGCCCTTTCGCAAACCACTTGTTGTTATGACTCCCAAATCCCTGCTTCGCCACCCAAAATGTGTTTCTCCGAAGGAGGAATTCCTCAAAGGCGGATTCAGGGAAATTCTTGATGATACTTACGCAGATGCACGAAAGGTAAAAAAGGTGTTGCTGTGTTCAGGAAAAATCTATTACGACCTGCAGGAATTGCAGGAAAGGGATAAGCGCAAAGATATAGCCATCATAAGACTGGAACAGCTTTATCCGCTTAATTACAAAACCCTGGATGCAATTACTGACAAATACCATAAGGCTAAATTCATCTGGGTGCAGGAAGAGCCCTCTAACATGGGAGCTTGGGTGTACATGTTAAGCTGTTACCGCAAGGTACCCCTGGATGTCATTTCACGGAAGAATAGCGCTTCGCCCGCAACAGGATATCAAAAAGTGCATTTTGAAGAACAACAGCGCATCATAGAACAGGCCTTTGCCTGA
- a CDS encoding glycosyl transferase family 1 — protein sequence MKVTRKVLIITYYWPPENGVGVQRIMKFCKYLPQYGIHPVVLTISPERRTAGQPLLTQEGGASVARVHYWFDPARWFSGSSRLPAAEKKAPSKAGRSWLRDGINYLLHFIWLNFFIPDSKIGWYLPARKAIDAIMQTTDISAVLTTGPPYTAHLLGLYVKNKYRLPWIVDARDPWVENVNYNAVYRFGVVKAINQLLEKKVYQKADRIITVGEKIAELIRNKIPDNSKLSIIYNGYDEEEFSNFHAVKNRHFKIGYYGSILDTQIPISFFASVGRLVKDNSQLAEDLIFEFFGPLTQKVKHEIERHIPAPNLHIGDNLPRQKLIEKLGEEQVLFLYIPQDPTSELIVSSKIFEYIRSGWPVLVIGPLQGEAGRIIRMANSGKVFAYDDKEGPSQFVLQHYKKWKQGGLTRNTYQNPVFERKEQTGQLARHFEELLEGKKIMSGAFPG from the coding sequence ATGAAGGTAACAAGGAAGGTATTGATTATCACCTACTACTGGCCTCCTGAAAATGGCGTGGGTGTGCAAAGGATAATGAAGTTTTGCAAATATCTGCCCCAATATGGCATCCATCCGGTAGTGCTGACTATCAGCCCGGAAAGACGCACCGCGGGACAGCCCTTGCTGACACAGGAAGGAGGCGCTTCAGTGGCGCGGGTACATTACTGGTTTGATCCGGCACGCTGGTTTTCCGGCAGCAGCCGGCTGCCGGCTGCAGAAAAAAAGGCGCCTTCCAAAGCCGGGCGTTCATGGTTGCGTGATGGCATCAACTATCTGTTGCATTTTATCTGGCTGAATTTTTTTATTCCCGACTCAAAAATCGGCTGGTACCTGCCGGCCAGGAAGGCGATTGACGCCATCATGCAAACAACGGATATTTCGGCTGTGCTCACCACCGGCCCGCCCTACACCGCGCATCTGCTCGGGCTGTATGTAAAAAACAAATACCGGCTGCCGTGGATCGTAGATGCCCGTGACCCGTGGGTGGAGAATGTGAACTACAATGCGGTGTACCGCTTTGGAGTGGTTAAGGCTATTAATCAATTGCTGGAAAAAAAGGTGTATCAAAAGGCTGACCGGATTATTACCGTTGGAGAAAAGATAGCTGAGCTGATCAGAAACAAAATACCCGATAACAGCAAGCTAAGCATTATCTATAATGGTTATGATGAAGAGGAGTTCAGCAATTTTCACGCAGTAAAAAACAGACATTTCAAGATAGGCTACTACGGAAGTATACTGGACACTCAGATACCGATAAGCTTTTTTGCATCTGTAGGCAGATTAGTGAAAGACAACAGCCAACTGGCAGAGGATCTGATATTTGAGTTTTTCGGCCCCTTGACGCAGAAAGTAAAACATGAAATTGAACGACACATACCGGCACCCAACCTCCACATCGGAGACAACCTGCCCCGCCAGAAGCTGATTGAAAAGCTGGGGGAAGAGCAAGTGCTTTTTCTCTATATTCCGCAAGACCCGACAAGCGAGCTGATCGTTTCGTCAAAAATATTTGAATACATCCGGTCGGGGTGGCCCGTATTAGTTATAGGCCCGCTGCAGGGTGAAGCCGGACGCATAATACGCATGGCAAATTCCGGTAAAGTCTTTGCATATGACGACAAGGAGGGTCCGTCACAATTTGTGCTGCAACATTATAAAAAATGGAAGCAAGGAGGATTAACCCGCAATACCTATCAAAACCCTGTTTTTGAACGAAAGGAACAAACCGGTCAGCTTGCCCGGCATTTTGAAGAGCTTTTGGAAGGAAAAAAAATTATGTCCGGAGCCTTTCCGGGTTAG
- the sucB gene encoding dihydrolipoyllysine-residue succinyltransferase component of 2-oxoglutarate dehydrogenase complex: protein MLEVKVPAVGESVTEVTLANWLVKDGDIVEIDQPLCEIDSDKATFEVTAEKSGRIAIVVQAGETVPVGAVIAKIDTSVAVPAKKEPVPAEPPADSTVKTEPKEVVKKTETKASQKPAEQKETAYAQGVPSPAAAKLIAEHNIKTSSITPSGKGGRITKEDVLKTMARQPEQGNGSEAPKKGSFSRETHREKMSTLRKTIARRLVAAKNETAMLTTFNEVDMSAILHIRNQYKEKFKEIHGIGLGFMSFFTKACCIALQEFPAVNGIIEDEYIVYHDYCDIGIAVSTPRGLVVPVIRNAESLSMAEIEKAVVDLATRGRDNKLTLEEMQGGTFTISNGGVFGSLLSTPILNAPQSAILGMHKIEERPIAVNGQVVIRPMMYVALSYDHRIIDGKESVSFLVRVKQLLENPAFMLTGDDPVKTLLGV, encoded by the coding sequence ATGCTTGAAGTAAAAGTACCTGCAGTAGGCGAATCCGTCACAGAAGTGACCCTGGCCAACTGGTTGGTAAAAGATGGCGACATTGTGGAAATTGACCAGCCTCTTTGTGAAATAGATTCCGATAAAGCTACCTTTGAAGTAACAGCTGAAAAATCAGGCCGCATCGCCATAGTTGTTCAGGCAGGCGAAACCGTTCCTGTAGGTGCAGTTATCGCAAAAATAGACACCAGCGTTGCCGTGCCTGCAAAGAAGGAGCCTGTTCCCGCTGAACCCCCGGCTGACTCTACGGTTAAAACAGAACCTAAGGAAGTAGTAAAAAAAACGGAAACAAAAGCCTCTCAGAAGCCTGCTGAGCAAAAAGAAACGGCCTATGCCCAGGGTGTGCCTTCTCCCGCTGCTGCCAAACTGATAGCCGAACATAACATTAAAACTTCTTCCATTACACCATCGGGTAAGGGAGGACGCATCACCAAAGAAGATGTGCTCAAAACCATGGCCCGGCAGCCGGAGCAGGGCAACGGTTCTGAAGCCCCCAAAAAGGGGAGTTTTAGCCGGGAAACACACAGGGAAAAAATGTCCACCCTGCGAAAAACCATTGCCAGACGCCTGGTGGCTGCTAAAAATGAAACAGCCATGCTCACCACCTTTAACGAGGTGGACATGAGCGCCATCCTGCACATTCGCAACCAATACAAAGAGAAATTCAAAGAAATACACGGCATAGGACTCGGTTTTATGTCTTTTTTTACAAAAGCCTGCTGTATTGCCCTCCAGGAATTTCCGGCCGTTAACGGCATTATTGAAGATGAATATATCGTGTATCACGATTACTGTGACATCGGCATAGCGGTATCTACACCCCGCGGACTGGTTGTGCCCGTGATCCGCAATGCAGAATCTCTTTCCATGGCAGAAATTGAAAAAGCCGTTGTGGACCTGGCCACACGCGGCAGAGATAACAAACTTACCCTGGAGGAGATGCAGGGCGGCACGTTTACCATCAGCAACGGTGGGGTTTTCGGCTCCTTGCTTTCCACGCCTATACTGAACGCCCCCCAATCAGCCATTCTGGGTATGCATAAAATTGAGGAGCGCCCCATCGCTGTAAACGGACAGGTCGTAATTCGCCCGATGATGTATGTCGCTTTATCTTATGACCACAGAATCATTGATGGCAAAGAATCCGTAAGCTTTCTGGTAAGAGTAAAGCAACTGCTGGAGAATCCGGCATTCATGCTCACCGGAGATGATCCGGTGAAAACGCTGCTGGGCGTTTGA
- the fabH gene encoding 3-oxoacyl-[acyl-carrier-protein] synthase 3 → MSQIRAAISAISGYVPDDVLTNADLEKMVDTHDEWITTRTGIRERRILKDKEMGSSFMAEQAVLKLLQDTGTDPAEIDLLICATVTPDFPLPATANIISEKTGIKNAFSFDLAAACSGFLYALITAAQFIESGRCRKIIVVGADKMSSIVNYEDRETCVLFGDGAGAALLEPSPKYGIEDFILKADGSGCRHLYVKAGGSVKPASHETVDAREHFVYQEGKAVFKFAVVNMADACEELMKRNGLTANDIDWLVPHQANKRIIEATRTRIGLPEEKVMINIHKYGNTTAATIPLCLWEWENKLHRGDKLILTAVGGGYTWGAIYMTWAY, encoded by the coding sequence ATGAGCCAGATACGTGCAGCTATCTCTGCCATCAGCGGCTATGTGCCCGATGATGTGCTGACCAATGCAGACCTGGAAAAAATGGTGGATACCCATGACGAATGGATAACCACCCGTACCGGTATCCGAGAAAGGCGTATCCTTAAAGATAAGGAAATGGGCTCATCTTTCATGGCTGAACAGGCAGTGCTTAAACTGTTACAGGATACAGGTACCGATCCGGCAGAAATTGACCTGCTGATATGTGCTACCGTTACTCCTGACTTTCCCCTGCCGGCAACCGCTAATATCATTTCCGAAAAAACAGGCATCAAAAACGCCTTTAGCTTTGACCTGGCTGCAGCATGCTCCGGCTTTTTATATGCCCTCATTACAGCGGCTCAGTTTATTGAATCAGGCAGGTGCAGAAAAATTATTGTAGTAGGTGCCGATAAGATGTCTTCAATAGTCAACTATGAAGACCGGGAAACCTGCGTGCTTTTCGGGGATGGGGCAGGAGCGGCATTGCTGGAACCCTCACCGAAATACGGAATTGAGGATTTTATCCTTAAAGCCGATGGTTCAGGGTGCCGGCATTTGTACGTGAAAGCAGGCGGATCAGTAAAACCGGCATCCCATGAAACAGTGGATGCCCGCGAACATTTTGTTTATCAGGAGGGGAAGGCTGTCTTTAAATTTGCAGTGGTAAATATGGCTGATGCCTGTGAGGAATTGATGAAACGCAACGGCCTGACGGCAAATGACATTGACTGGCTGGTGCCGCATCAGGCCAATAAGCGCATTATTGAAGCCACCCGCACACGCATCGGGCTACCCGAAGAAAAAGTAATGATAAACATTCATAAGTACGGTAATACCACTGCGGCAACAATTCCTCTTTGTCTGTGGGAGTGGGAAAACAAACTACACCGTGGAGATAAGCTCATCCTTACCGCAGTGGGAGGAGGATATACCTGGGGAGCCATTTACATGACCTGGGCATATTAA
- a CDS encoding putative lipase/esterase: protein MPILVILMNWKLRLVLLFARLRKPIEPNALQDVDALRRQAEGAARLGSFLFDKKLPIRFVADIPAGNVPVRIYRHWDAPDQQIIVYYHGGGFVFYGLDSHDYVCRRLCLMNRCLVVSVDYRLAPEHTFPAAHEDAFSALQWVREHIQNHGGNPDRIILMGDSAGGNLAACMAHKCKKERIPVLAQVLVYPWIDGKLENPSIVRNGKGYLLTREAMLWFQQQYTPRKEDQCHPLVSPCYEDDFSGLAPSFILTAELDPLRDDGYNYYQQLQVGGTHVVYREYPGLMHGFFNLPYVHPLALQAYHDIRDFLNSLQHP, encoded by the coding sequence TTGCCTATTTTGGTAATCCTTATGAATTGGAAGCTCAGGTTAGTTTTGCTGTTTGCCCGGCTCAGAAAACCCATTGAGCCCAATGCGCTTCAGGATGTAGATGCTCTGCGCAGGCAGGCCGAAGGGGCTGCCCGGCTGGGCTCGTTTTTGTTTGATAAAAAGTTGCCCATACGTTTTGTGGCTGACATCCCGGCAGGGAATGTGCCCGTGCGGATCTATCGTCATTGGGATGCGCCCGACCAGCAGATTATAGTGTATTATCACGGGGGTGGTTTTGTTTTTTACGGCCTTGACTCTCACGACTATGTGTGCCGAAGGCTGTGTCTGATGAACCGGTGTTTGGTTGTCTCGGTAGACTATCGGTTGGCTCCGGAGCATACCTTTCCGGCAGCTCATGAAGATGCCTTTTCCGCCCTGCAATGGGTCAGGGAGCATATTCAAAACCATGGCGGTAATCCCGATCGGATTATTCTGATGGGTGATAGTGCCGGGGGAAATCTGGCTGCCTGCATGGCGCATAAGTGTAAAAAAGAGCGCATTCCCGTGCTGGCACAGGTGCTGGTGTATCCCTGGATTGACGGGAAGCTGGAAAATCCTTCTATCGTCAGAAATGGCAAGGGTTACCTGCTTACCCGTGAAGCGATGCTGTGGTTTCAGCAGCAGTATACCCCTCGAAAAGAAGACCAATGCCATCCGCTGGTTTCCCCCTGCTATGAAGATGACTTTAGCGGGCTGGCGCCTAGTTTTATTTTAACCGCAGAACTGGACCCTCTTCGGGATGATGGATACAATTACTATCAACAGCTGCAGGTCGGAGGAACCCATGTTGTGTACCGGGAGTATCCGGGGCTGATGCATGGTTTCTTCAACCTGCCGTATGTGCATCCTCTGGCTTTACAGGCTTACCACGACATACGTGATTTTTTAAACAGCCTCCAGCACCCTTAA
- a CDS encoding DNA-binding protein, which translates to MDILKQYRIPFTGLKVGHHLFRFDITEEFFKAFSDAETGKKQVQVDVDFEKRENFFVVGFSIEGTVRVECDRCLETFDQPILDEFTVYVKYSDDLKLKKEEDEDIIYISRNDVYIDLSQMIYDFILLSIPVRRVCIPKEDGSPGCNEQVLKILENKQQKPFETDPRWAALKNLK; encoded by the coding sequence TTGGACATTTTAAAACAATATCGCATTCCATTTACCGGCCTCAAAGTGGGGCATCATCTGTTTCGGTTTGACATAACTGAGGAGTTTTTTAAGGCTTTCTCGGATGCGGAAACCGGTAAAAAACAGGTGCAGGTGGATGTGGATTTTGAAAAGCGGGAAAATTTTTTCGTAGTGGGCTTTTCCATTGAAGGCACTGTGCGTGTGGAATGTGATCGCTGCCTGGAAACCTTTGATCAGCCCATTCTTGACGAATTTACCGTGTATGTAAAATACAGTGATGACCTCAAACTCAAAAAAGAAGAAGACGAGGACATTATTTACATTTCACGCAACGATGTGTATATTGACCTCAGTCAGATGATTTATGACTTCATCCTGTTGAGCATCCCGGTAAGGAGGGTCTGTATCCCCAAAGAAGATGGTTCACCGGGATGTAATGAGCAGGTATTGAAAATACTGGAAAACAAACAGCAAAAACCGTTTGAGACAGACCCGCGCTGGGCAGCATTGAAAAATCTGAAATAA